A region of Myxococcaceae bacterium JPH2 DNA encodes the following proteins:
- a CDS encoding aromatic ring-hydroxylating dioxygenase subunit alpha, with amino-acid sequence MPGTYVGDFAPYWHPVAYSHELTDRPLPARLLETDLVLWRTSAGVAATHRRCAHRGADLAAGEVTPEGVRCGFHGWTYGVDGRCVRVPSQPSAPISPKACIPAFKATERYGLVWVCLSPTPKAPLPEWPELEDGSVATVPLPRLEWDVSAGRLVEIILDVAHLGWVHRGTFGNPEVQEVPPYDVERTPEGGLRTRIVYPALAPPMEGAPPKVDRTTLTYDVTLPFAARLAFKPTLFYVHTVYAVASPIAEDKMVGFYFSSYHPRLRNHFPELFVKSELAILEQDRRVLEGVRPKAHPIDFSSELHTRADRLPIEYRRAIIALRTGQPVDGPAPE; translated from the coding sequence ATTCCAGGCACCTACGTCGGGGACTTCGCGCCGTACTGGCACCCCGTCGCGTATTCGCATGAGCTGACCGACCGCCCTCTCCCCGCGCGGTTGCTGGAGACCGACCTGGTGCTCTGGCGCACGAGCGCGGGCGTGGCGGCCACGCATCGCCGGTGTGCCCACCGAGGCGCGGACCTCGCCGCGGGCGAGGTGACCCCCGAAGGTGTGCGCTGTGGTTTTCATGGATGGACCTACGGCGTGGATGGCCGCTGTGTGCGCGTGCCGTCCCAGCCCTCGGCGCCCATCTCTCCCAAGGCGTGCATCCCCGCCTTCAAGGCCACCGAGCGCTACGGCCTCGTCTGGGTGTGCTTGTCGCCCACGCCCAAGGCGCCGCTGCCCGAGTGGCCCGAGCTGGAAGACGGCAGCGTGGCCACGGTGCCGTTGCCTCGGCTGGAGTGGGACGTCTCCGCGGGCCGGTTGGTGGAGATCATCCTCGACGTCGCGCACCTGGGCTGGGTGCATCGCGGCACCTTCGGCAACCCCGAGGTGCAAGAGGTGCCGCCCTACGACGTGGAGCGAACTCCCGAGGGCGGACTGCGCACACGCATCGTGTACCCCGCGCTGGCGCCACCCATGGAGGGCGCGCCGCCCAAGGTGGACCGCACCACGCTGACGTATGACGTGACGCTGCCGTTCGCCGCGCGGCTGGCCTTCAAGCCCACGCTCTTCTACGTGCACACGGTGTACGCCGTCGCCTCGCCCATCGCCGAGGACAAGATGGTGGGCTTCTACTTCTCCAGCTACCACCCGCGGCTGCGCAACCACTTCCCGGAGCTGTTCGTGAAGAGCGAGCTGGCCATCCTGGAGCAGGACCGCCGCGTGCTGGAGGGGGTGCGCCCCAAGGCGCATCCCATCGACTTCTCCAGCGAGCTGCACACGCGCGCGGACCGGCTCCCCATCGAGTACCGTCGCGCCATCATCGCTCTGCGCACCGGCCAGCCCGTGGACGGCCCCGCGCCCGAGTGA
- a CDS encoding TldD/PmbA family protein, which produces MPVREAHDLRQVLVLAAEPWRRLKLALDASASPSPLASDGSMHGASAHAADAREASRSASSRAGEVSAPGTSPHVSSRPAGVADASDNTSSRVADAVPSGVVPPGHDDSSRDVPVSPADVSAPHGPPRLHSEGLAERTARAVREVVPSGVVVQAAVLTQVSSWCALVREGRAHSLDSSLREDFFVRVETARGAVVDALSSVPATREANLPALRARLAEAVAALEGPAEAVDPSLPVVLRPAVAAPLVAGLAWLLRGDVVAATPALARAVGRKVFPSVLTVEDDPAHPLGTRSRATDDEGHPTSLLRLVDAGRLTGFVHSASTASRLGSAPNGRGLRAPGELPSPEALNLHIVPRGDALPSDYTELVARVETFTTMAKPGTVGLVAAGWEVRGGVRVRRLAPVELDLSVLETFRALRGVGADLTFFPTADGCGTPSLHFPPLLGS; this is translated from the coding sequence ATGCCCGTGCGAGAGGCGCACGACTTGCGCCAAGTCCTGGTGCTGGCCGCCGAACCGTGGCGACGCCTCAAGCTGGCACTCGATGCTTCGGCATCTCCTTCGCCACTCGCCTCGGATGGGTCCATGCACGGCGCTTCAGCGCATGCCGCGGATGCCCGTGAGGCATCGCGCAGCGCATCGTCGCGCGCTGGGGAGGTGTCCGCGCCCGGTACATCACCGCATGTGTCATCGCGGCCTGCGGGTGTAGCCGATGCTTCGGACAACACATCGTCGCGTGTGGCGGACGCTGTCCCGTCAGGTGTCGTGCCTCCCGGTCACGACGATTCTTCGCGAGACGTGCCGGTGTCCCCTGCGGACGTGAGTGCTCCGCATGGACCTCCGCGTCTTCATTCCGAAGGTCTCGCGGAGCGAACGGCGCGAGCGGTTCGGGAAGTGGTTCCTTCCGGCGTCGTGGTCCAGGCGGCGGTCCTCACGCAGGTGTCGTCGTGGTGCGCGCTCGTGCGTGAGGGCCGTGCACACAGCCTCGACTCGAGCTTGCGCGAGGACTTCTTCGTGCGCGTCGAGACGGCCCGTGGCGCGGTGGTCGATGCGCTCTCCTCCGTTCCCGCGACGCGCGAAGCAAACCTTCCCGCGCTGCGTGCTCGACTGGCCGAGGCCGTGGCCGCGCTGGAGGGACCGGCCGAAGCCGTGGATCCATCGCTCCCCGTCGTGCTGCGTCCGGCGGTGGCTGCTCCGCTGGTGGCGGGCCTGGCGTGGCTCCTTCGCGGGGACGTCGTCGCGGCGACTCCGGCGCTCGCTCGCGCGGTGGGGCGCAAGGTGTTCCCGTCGGTGCTGACCGTGGAGGATGACCCCGCGCATCCGCTGGGCACGCGCTCGCGCGCGACGGATGACGAGGGACATCCGACCTCGCTGCTGCGCCTCGTGGACGCGGGCCGGCTGACGGGCTTCGTGCACTCAGCGTCGACCGCGTCCCGCCTGGGAAGCGCGCCGAATGGCCGAGGTCTGCGCGCGCCCGGCGAGCTTCCTTCTCCCGAGGCGCTGAACCTCCACATCGTCCCGCGCGGCGACGCGCTGCCCTCGGACTACACGGAGCTGGTGGCTCGCGTGGAGACGTTCACCACCATGGCGAAGCCGGGGACCGTGGGCCTCGTCGCGGCGGGCTGGGAGGTCCGAGGCGGAGTGCGAGTCCGCCGGCTCGCGCCGGTGGAGCTGGACCTCTCCGTCCTCGAAACGTTCCGCGCCCTGCGAGGCGTGGGCGCGGACCTGACCTTCTTTCCCACGGCGGACGGCTGCGGCACTCCGTCGCTGCACTTCCCGCCGTTGCTCGGAAGCTGA
- a CDS encoding Xan family putative trans-acting RiPP leader peptide → MAAEDTVQSQSEQSTQPVSAEAAPAALSAAPEKLDEIEEIDFLLEEIESKIAPLALA, encoded by the coding sequence ATGGCCGCGGAAGACACGGTGCAGTCGCAGTCCGAGCAGTCCACGCAGCCGGTGTCCGCTGAGGCTGCTCCCGCCGCGCTCTCCGCCGCTCCGGAGAAGCTCGATGAGATCGAGGAGATCGACTTCCTCCTCGAGGAGATCGAAAGCAAGATTGCTCCGCTCGCGCTCGCGTGA
- a CDS encoding cytochrome c has translation MKHSWLPLLLLLSACRRDAPASPPAPAAAAPAAAATAAPAKAGPDSVASRQVERGRYLGEHVLACGSCHSERDWTRYGGPVTGAPLAGACWGEGWEMPGRVCAPNLTSDPEHGLGKWTDEELLRALRDGTGRDGKTLFPLMPFLLYRELSDADARAVIAWLRTVPPSTHTVPRSELPAEMYAEYQGLAAPQKAPVAEPAADPVSQGRYLANLAQCTACHAGVDDAATPFVGGRPVSTPFGPEVVANLTPHATGLGSLDAERFVARFAAFRDVAPAASVRGHPNKLAMPWIFLAGMTEPDLRAVYRYLRTVPAAVTPAPSAK, from the coding sequence GTGAAGCACTCCTGGCTCCCCCTCCTGCTCCTGCTGTCCGCGTGTCGTCGCGATGCCCCGGCGAGCCCGCCCGCGCCTGCCGCTGCCGCTCCGGCCGCAGCGGCCACGGCCGCTCCCGCGAAGGCGGGGCCTGACTCCGTGGCCTCGCGCCAGGTGGAGCGCGGGCGCTACCTGGGTGAGCACGTGCTGGCCTGTGGCTCCTGTCACAGCGAGCGGGATTGGACTCGCTATGGCGGCCCGGTGACGGGCGCGCCCCTGGCGGGCGCATGCTGGGGAGAGGGCTGGGAGATGCCCGGCCGCGTCTGTGCTCCCAACCTCACCTCGGATCCGGAGCACGGCCTGGGGAAGTGGACGGACGAGGAGCTGCTGCGTGCGCTGCGCGATGGCACGGGCCGGGATGGCAAGACGCTGTTCCCGCTCATGCCGTTCCTCCTCTACCGCGAGCTGTCCGACGCGGACGCGCGCGCCGTGATTGCGTGGCTGCGCACCGTGCCACCCTCGACGCACACGGTGCCTCGCTCGGAGCTGCCCGCCGAGATGTATGCCGAGTACCAGGGCCTCGCCGCGCCCCAGAAGGCGCCGGTCGCCGAGCCCGCCGCGGACCCCGTTTCGCAGGGGCGCTATCTGGCCAACCTGGCGCAGTGCACCGCGTGTCACGCGGGCGTGGATGACGCCGCGACCCCGTTCGTGGGCGGCCGGCCCGTGTCCACCCCGTTTGGCCCCGAGGTGGTCGCCAACCTCACCCCGCATGCCACGGGGCTGGGCTCGCTCGACGCGGAGCGGTTCGTGGCCCGCTTCGCCGCCTTCCGGGACGTGGCCCCGGCGGCGAGTGTCCGCGGGCACCCCAACAAGCTGGCCATGCCCTGGATCTTCCTGGCGGGAATGACCGAGCCGGACCTCCGCGCCGTGTACCGCTACCTGCGCACCGTGCCCGCCGCCGTCACCCCCGCGCCTTCCGCGAAGTGA
- a CDS encoding aminotransferase class I/II-fold pyridoxal phosphate-dependent enzyme, with translation MEIALHEIEPWLIQYQFVRYNLAESGMVNQTVGQLLEATGGSPEELLRQSFDNADTRGSRALREAIAALYDGVEPDDVLVTTGTSEALFLYSHVRHRPGANVVVPTPAFQSLPEVPRYLGYEVRELPLKVEQGFRLDLGALERLVDANTRTVVMNNPQNPTGMRLTDAEISEVRRLASKVGAEVLADEHYRFVPLDDEAQLIPSLYTPDGGTVAIGSMIKCMGCVGLRVGWMIGPKSLLDACRDLKDYTTHTLCSMNDYVATQALRHWQPVMRLYRAWVKENVAAFTAFMARHADVLGWVPPQGGLVAFPYLRDASVASAHLSRRLVETREVFVLPGETFGRPGHFRVGFGLPPARFAEALARWSDFLSERAWK, from the coding sequence TTGGAGATCGCGCTCCACGAGATCGAGCCCTGGCTCATCCAGTATCAGTTCGTTCGCTACAACCTGGCCGAGAGCGGCATGGTCAACCAGACGGTGGGGCAGCTGCTGGAGGCGACCGGCGGCTCCCCCGAAGAGCTGCTGCGGCAGTCCTTCGACAACGCGGACACCCGAGGCTCGCGAGCCCTGCGCGAGGCCATCGCGGCGCTCTATGACGGCGTGGAGCCGGACGACGTGCTCGTCACCACGGGCACCAGCGAGGCGCTGTTTCTCTACTCGCACGTGCGCCACCGTCCCGGGGCCAACGTCGTGGTGCCCACGCCCGCGTTCCAGAGCCTCCCCGAGGTGCCGCGCTACCTGGGCTACGAGGTGCGCGAGCTGCCACTGAAGGTCGAGCAAGGCTTCCGCCTGGACCTGGGCGCGCTCGAGCGGCTCGTGGATGCGAACACGCGCACGGTGGTGATGAACAACCCGCAGAACCCCACCGGCATGCGCCTCACCGACGCGGAGATCTCCGAGGTCCGCCGCCTCGCGTCCAAGGTGGGCGCGGAGGTGCTCGCGGACGAGCACTACCGCTTCGTCCCCCTCGATGACGAGGCGCAGCTCATCCCCAGCCTCTACACGCCGGATGGCGGCACGGTGGCCATCGGCTCGATGATCAAGTGCATGGGCTGCGTGGGCTTGCGCGTGGGCTGGATGATTGGCCCCAAGTCGCTGCTCGATGCGTGTCGCGACTTGAAGGACTACACGACGCACACGCTCTGCTCCATGAACGACTACGTGGCCACGCAGGCGCTGCGCCACTGGCAGCCGGTGATGCGGCTGTATCGCGCGTGGGTGAAGGAGAACGTCGCGGCCTTCACCGCGTTCATGGCGCGCCACGCGGACGTGCTGGGCTGGGTGCCGCCGCAGGGGGGGCTCGTGGCGTTCCCCTATCTGCGGGATGCCTCGGTCGCCTCGGCACACCTGTCCCGGCGGCTGGTGGAGACGCGCGAGGTGTTCGTGCTCCCGGGCGAGACGTTCGGTCGGCCGGGCCACTTCCGAGTGGGCTTCGGCCTGCCGCCCGCGCGCTTCGCCGAGGCCCTGGCGCGCTGGAGTGACTTCCTCTCCGAGCGCGCCTGGAAGTAA
- a CDS encoding carboxymuconolactone decarboxylase family protein — MDPRFPIDQLSPGGYQAMLALEKYLHSCGLEQPLLHLLKLRASQINGCAYCIDMHWKDARALGESEQRLYGLDAWREAAYYTERERAALAWTEAVTLITQGHASDAVYAEASRHFSAKELSDLTFVVSTINAWNRLAIAARSKAGQYVSHLGKKTS, encoded by the coding sequence ATGGACCCCCGATTCCCCATCGACCAGCTCTCCCCCGGCGGATACCAGGCCATGCTCGCCCTGGAGAAGTACCTGCACTCCTGTGGGCTGGAGCAGCCGCTGCTCCACCTGCTCAAGCTGCGGGCTTCGCAGATCAACGGCTGCGCCTACTGCATCGACATGCACTGGAAGGACGCCCGCGCCCTGGGCGAGTCGGAGCAGCGTCTCTATGGGCTCGATGCGTGGCGGGAGGCCGCCTACTACACGGAGCGCGAGCGCGCGGCGCTGGCCTGGACCGAGGCCGTCACGCTCATCACCCAGGGCCACGCCTCGGATGCCGTCTACGCGGAGGCAAGCCGCCACTTCTCCGCGAAGGAGCTGTCCGACCTGACCTTCGTGGTGAGCACCATCAACGCGTGGAACCGGCTGGCCATCGCGGCCCGCTCGAAGGCGGGCCAGTACGTGTCGCACCTGGGAAAGAAGACGAGCTGA
- a CDS encoding TldD/PmbA family protein has product MVRIHLTGEGSAGLNWFVERREESEVVHQRSGLRPGAPVRDRGWSQSTPDGAGWRWAELTEHASLPTAFPAEVHHQARALLEAEPAPVHVAPETEALVRRLVEVARAAGAVHLDVLLREVDRRTLCVNETQAVENHQRHAILEVKTVLDTGADLWRCAAWPDLAHAHADLPRLEAQVEDMVRHLRDSTPPVPCPTGAFPVVFPPGAASGSFFHEVCGHPLEGDVVARGGSYLASRLGQRVAAEHVSVSDDPTDGNGALGFTWDDEGHAARVVPLLRAGIVGTPLFDARSACALGHAPNGHGRRVSFRHAPLPRMAHTRVEPHAGDLDSLLADVGHGLLVQHLNPRHMNMLTGDFSFYMVEAREIRDGRPGRRVSPGILRGNGLEALAAIDAVGADSRNLFATRGCRKLDHGPLPVSFGQPTVRFRQLTVQPWR; this is encoded by the coding sequence ATGGTAAGAATCCACCTCACCGGAGAAGGGAGCGCGGGCCTGAACTGGTTCGTCGAGCGGCGCGAGGAATCCGAGGTCGTCCACCAGCGCTCCGGCCTGCGCCCGGGCGCTCCCGTCCGCGACCGCGGTTGGTCCCAGTCCACTCCCGACGGCGCGGGCTGGCGCTGGGCCGAGCTGACCGAACACGCCTCGCTCCCGACCGCGTTCCCGGCGGAGGTCCACCACCAAGCCCGCGCCCTGCTCGAAGCCGAGCCCGCGCCTGTACACGTGGCCCCCGAGACCGAGGCCCTCGTGCGGCGACTCGTCGAGGTGGCTCGCGCAGCGGGCGCCGTGCACCTGGATGTCCTGCTGCGCGAGGTGGACCGCCGGACGCTCTGCGTGAATGAGACCCAGGCCGTGGAGAACCACCAGCGCCACGCCATCCTGGAGGTGAAGACCGTCCTCGATACCGGCGCGGACCTCTGGCGCTGCGCCGCATGGCCTGACCTGGCACATGCGCACGCGGACCTGCCTCGCCTGGAGGCCCAGGTGGAGGACATGGTCCGCCACCTCCGAGACAGCACCCCACCTGTTCCCTGCCCGACCGGAGCGTTCCCCGTCGTGTTTCCTCCAGGTGCGGCCTCGGGGTCCTTCTTCCATGAGGTGTGTGGCCATCCGCTCGAAGGAGACGTCGTCGCGCGCGGCGGCTCCTATCTGGCGAGCCGCTTGGGACAACGCGTGGCCGCGGAGCATGTGTCCGTCTCCGATGACCCGACGGATGGCAACGGCGCGCTGGGCTTCACCTGGGACGATGAGGGCCACGCGGCACGAGTCGTTCCGCTGCTGCGCGCGGGCATCGTGGGCACACCGCTCTTCGATGCACGCAGCGCCTGCGCGCTAGGACATGCGCCCAACGGCCATGGCCGGCGCGTCAGCTTCCGTCACGCGCCCTTGCCTCGCATGGCGCACACGCGCGTGGAGCCGCACGCGGGAGACCTGGACTCGCTCCTCGCGGACGTTGGCCACGGGCTGCTCGTGCAGCACCTCAACCCGCGCCACATGAACATGCTGACCGGCGACTTCAGCTTCTACATGGTGGAGGCGCGCGAGATTCGTGACGGGAGACCGGGCCGTCGCGTGAGCCCGGGCATCCTGCGCGGAAACGGCCTGGAGGCGCTCGCGGCCATCGACGCGGTGGGCGCGGACTCGCGCAACCTCTTCGCCACCCGAGGCTGCCGGAAGCTGGACCACGGCCCGCTGCCCGTGTCGTTCGGGCAGCCCACCGTGCGCTTCCGTCAGCTCACCGTTCAGCCCTGGCGCTAA